The Episyrphus balteatus chromosome 4, idEpiBalt1.1, whole genome shotgun sequence genome includes a window with the following:
- the LOC129917775 gene encoding apoptosis regulatory protein Siva-like yields METICRKRLRSDEYPYQLQSKMFINQQRVDRLNDEKMKRIHSKTISMLFKGAQNLDNSDVATKPLGLNEISQLVTLSGSGNLVFASKEKPEGFPKEKLKSKCCGKDAFITGDCFNCNLGLCEFCASSCTGCGQFLCGSCIMLFECGTYEQPICERCKMFN; encoded by the exons atggaaACAATTTGTCGTAAACGTTTACGTTCTGATGAATATCCATATCAATTACAAAGTAAAATGTTTATTAATCAACAAAGAGTTGATCGACTTAACgatgaaaaaatgaaaagaattcata GTAAAACAATATCAATGCTCTTCAAAGGCGCACAAAATCTAGATAATTCTGATGTAGCTACTAAGCCTTTGGGATTAAATGAAATATCCCAATTAGTTACTTTAAGTGGAAGTGGCAATTTAGTATTTGCTTCCAAGGAAAAG CCCGAAGGATTCCCTAAAGAAAAACTCAAGTCAAAATGCTGTGGAAAAGACGCTTTTATCACAGGAGATTGCTTCAATTGTAATTTAGGACTCTGTGAGTTCTGTGCTTCTTCCTGCACTGGTTGTGGCCAATTCTTGTGTGGCAGTTGCATTATGCTTTT TGAATGCGGAACTTATGAACAACCAATTTGCGAACGATGCAAAATGTTCAACTGA